One genomic region from Tigriopus californicus strain San Diego chromosome 4, Tcal_SD_v2.1, whole genome shotgun sequence encodes:
- the LOC131879264 gene encoding blood vessel epicardial substance-like: MAPRGPVLEEVPCLDKWNLDFDVAFHVGNILAFVAFAIPKQYAFSLISFRGIMALAFGLTVIWIYDMPCSMDMLGLSIANLAINLIFFVHLFIQHFPVYINPQLRDLYKKNFEPLQISKKDFKSLTKDYSVDMIRAGETFASENETRIGPRLRVLLHGKLRVKCDDTFLHFIHPNEFVDSIEWRSRYTDNPDDKFQVSIQVVNDSTILTLPSETLEHTFAEQSKLKFILDCVIGKDITRKLYMLNENVANMSNLKNVKKNAIKPLDFHRTNSFDAIHTGCKGLVRSQNWMRGSELFDAHEGEQLAVMNFTLDIPPPMTYLPHAVPVQTVDKSAVAEAQFLQQQRRFWPHALL; this comes from the exons ATGGCCCCTCGAGGCCCAGTCCTGGAAGAAGTGCCCTGTCTGGACAAATGGAACCTCGATTTTGATGTGGCATTTCATGTGGGAAACATCTTGGCCTTCGTGGCCTTTGCTATTCCAAAACAATATGCATTCAGCTTGATCTCTTTTCGCGGGATCATGGCTTTGG CCTTTGGTTTGACTGTGATTTGGATCTACGATATGCCTTGCTCAATGGACATGCTCGGTCTGAGTATCGCCAATTTGGCCATCAACCTAATTTTCTTTGTCCACCTCTTTATCCAACACTTCCCTGTCTATATCAACCCACAACTACGCGAcctttacaaaaaaaactttgaaccGCTTCAGATTTCAAAGAAG GACTTCAAGAGCCTCACCAAAGATTACTCCGTGGATATGATTCGGGCCGGTGAGACGTTTGCCTCGGAGAACGAGACCAGGATCGGACCTCGATTGCGGGTTCTCCTACACGGCAAACTCAGAGTCAAATGTGACGACACTTTCCTCCACTTCATCCATCCCAATGAGTTCGTGGACTCCATCGAGTGGCGCAGCCGATACACGGACAATCCGGATGATAAATTTCAG GTCTCCATTCAAGTGGTGAACGACTCCACAATATTGACCTTGCCGTCAGAAACCTTGGAGCACACCTTTGCCGAGCAATCTAAACTCAAGTTTATCCTGGATTGCGTCATCGGGAAGGATATCACCCGGAAGTTATATATGCTTAATGAAAATGTGGCCAACATGTCCAATCTCAAGAATGTCAAGAAGAACGCGATTAAACCCTTGGATTTTCACCGGACCAACTCCTTTGATGCCATCCATACCGGATGCAAAGGCCTGGTTCGCTCTCAAAATTGGATGAGAGGCTCCGAGCTCTTCGACGCCCATGAAG GCGAGCAATTGGCCGTGATGAATTTTACCCTGGATATTCCCCCGCCCATGACTTATCTACCGCATGCCGTGCCCGTTCAAACCGTGGATAAATCCGCCGTAGCCGAGGCTCAGTTCCTACAACAACAGCGTCGCTTCTGGCCACATGCCTTACTCTGA
- the LOC131879262 gene encoding malonate--CoA ligase ACSF3, mitochondrial-like codes for MSCLVARKLPPSKRLWWSTYAQLSSQWHTYSNKVALCESNNAQVTYSELVRDCTAVSQKLKAELKTKHGPSRISFLVPRNRSFVQALFGIFHSGNVAVPLCSDHPSEMLRYYIQNSESDLVIASHQSVDVIHQALKGNGSKRGVVLIEDLLKDGTKEPQPMETCLDDDDALIIYTSGTTGPPKGVVLTHGNLKAQTEAMIQVWDWSPQDSLLHVLPLHHVHGITNCLLTPLSVGASLTMLEKFNPQQVWRFLLQQEERKPNLFMAVPTIYSKLIQTRPRGSNPDEIQTILRSKIRLMVSGSAALPVPVLEKWKSLTGHTLLERYGMTEIGMALTNPLEEWKRIPGSVGRPFPGVSARIVDISSNQSDIVLSESDRRKFKVNHRDKEESSGELQIKGPNVFKEYFGNAEATAKEFTHDGWFKTGDTAFMDRSGVFRILGRTSVDIIKSGGYKISALDIERVLLGHPDIKDVAVIGIPDEEYGQVVTALVVLDDTHKNINLTEISDWMSTKLPKYSVPRIWKSLQTLPRNTMGKVNKKELLKLHLK; via the exons ATGTCTTGCCTTGTCGCACGGAAATTGCCACCCTCCAAGCGTTTGTGGTGGAGCACCTATGCTCAACTAAGCAGTCAATGGCACACCTACAGCAACAAGGTGGCTCTCTGCGAGTCCAACAACGCCCAAGTCACTTACAGTGAGCTTGTACGCGACTGTACCGCGGTGTCCCAAAAACTCAAAGCGGAACTGAAAACAAAG CATGGACCCAGTCGAATTAGCTTCTTAGTTCCCCGAAATCGGAGCTTTGTTCAAGCGCTATTTGGTATCTTCCATTCCGGGAATGTTGCGGTTCCGTTGTGCTCTGATCATCCATCTGAAATGCTTCGCTACTACATCCAAAACTCTGAATCGGATCTCGTGATTGCTTCCCATCAATCCGTGGATGTG ATACACCAAGCTTTGAAAGGAAATGGTTCCAAACGAGGAGTTGTCCTGATCGAGGACCTTTTGAAGGATGGAACCAAGGAACCCCAACCAATGGAGACTTGTCTCGATGACGATGATGCTTTGATTATTTACACGAGTGGAACGACAGGTCCTCCCAAAGGAGTGGTCCTCACCCACGGCAATCTTAAAGCTCAGACCGAAGCCATGATCCAAGTTTGGGATTGGTCTCCCCAG GATTCCTTGCTTCATGTACTCCCGTTGCATCATGTCCATGGGATCACAAATTGTCTTCTGACGCCATTGTCTGTTGGCGCAAGCCTCACAATGTTGGAGAAATTCAACCCCCAGCAAGTGTGGCGCTTTCTTCTTCAG CAAGAAGAAAGGAAGCCGAACCTATTTATGGCCGTTCCTACAATCTATTCCAAATTGATACAAACCCGCCCAAGAGGTTCCAATCCCGATGAGATCCAGACCATTTTGCGGTCCAAGATTCGACTAATGGTGTCAGGCTCAGCTGCTCTCCCTGTG CCtgttcttgaaaagtggaagTCGCTTACTGGTCACACGCTTTTGGAGCGATATGGCATGACCGAAATCGGAATGGCTTTGACCAATCCTTTagaagaatggaaaagaatCCCGGGATCTGTTGGTCGTCCGTTCCCCGGTGTCTCTGCTCGAATCGTCGACATAA GTTCAAACCAAAGCGACATTGTTTTGTCGGAATCGGATCGCCGGAAATTCAAAGTGAACCACCGTGATAAAGAGGAGTCATCGGGCGAATTGCAAATCAAAGGTCCCAATGTGTTTAAggaatattttggaaatgcaGAGGCCACTGCCAAGGAATTTACTCACGATGGTTGGTTCAAGACCGGAGATACCGCATTTATGGATCGATCAGGCGTGTTCCGAATTCTTGGACGAACTAGCGTAGACATCATCAA ATCCGGAGGCTATAAGATCAGTGCCCTGGATATTGAGCGAGTTCTTCTGGGTCATCCGGACATCAAAGATGTTGCTGTGATTGGCATTCCAGACGAGGAGTACGGCCAAGTTGTAACTGCCTTGGTTGTACTTGATGATACTCATAAGAACATCAATTTGACCGAG ATTTCGGATTGGATGTCAACCAAACTTCCCAAATACTCTGTTCCAAGAATTTGGAAGTCATTGCAAACGTTACCCCGAAATACTATGGGCaaagtgaataaaaaagaactgttaaagttgcatttgaaataa